Proteins encoded together in one Streptomyces sp. TLI_171 window:
- a CDS encoding RICIN domain-containing protein yields the protein MTTTTKGRTTMRRTTSHRLLGLLTALLLGAAALTAEPAGAATVPAAGTYQLAVTKSGMCLDVPSGSTASGTLLQQWGCGSGQSNQQWTLTPVGSGVYQLVNVKSRMCVDVPSGSSASGVQLQQWGCGAGQTNQQWTLVASGSGTFQIVNVRSGLCISDQGASTTAGTAVIQETCTANSNKQWAFRPVSTGRTWSSAADGFASTGGGTTGGAAGATVTVTTFADLVKYATSDSPYTIRVAAAVTVTPYGYEIPVKSDKTIVGVGTSGQLVHGGFFLGAGVHNVILRNLTIRDAQMADDDPDDKVYDYDGIQMDTADHVWIDHNRIERMNDGLIDSRKDTSYLTVSWNVLGEENKAFGIGWTDNVTARITIHHNWIHDTTQRNPSVDNVALAHLYNNYLQNIGSYGNLSRGASRTVIQNSYYDNVANPYYNDTPAAALTQSGSIVVNSTGKQQTNGTTFDPAAYYPYTLDAAKDVPALLAQYAGPQATIG from the coding sequence ATGACCACCACCACGAAGGGACGCACCACCATGCGCAGGACCACCTCCCACCGGCTGCTCGGCCTGCTCACGGCCCTGCTGCTCGGCGCCGCCGCGCTCACCGCCGAACCGGCCGGTGCGGCGACCGTGCCGGCGGCGGGGACGTACCAGTTGGCGGTGACGAAGAGCGGTATGTGTCTTGACGTGCCGTCGGGGTCGACGGCGAGTGGCACGCTGTTGCAGCAGTGGGGTTGCGGCAGTGGGCAGAGCAATCAGCAGTGGACGCTGACGCCGGTGGGCAGCGGCGTGTACCAGCTGGTCAATGTGAAGAGCCGGATGTGTGTGGACGTGCCGTCGGGTTCGTCGGCCAGTGGGGTGCAGCTGCAGCAGTGGGGTTGCGGTGCGGGTCAGACCAACCAGCAGTGGACGCTGGTGGCGAGCGGGTCGGGGACGTTCCAGATCGTCAACGTCCGCAGCGGGTTGTGCATCAGTGACCAGGGTGCGTCGACCACGGCGGGGACGGCGGTGATCCAGGAGACCTGCACGGCGAACAGCAACAAGCAGTGGGCCTTCCGCCCCGTCAGCACCGGCCGCACCTGGTCCAGCGCCGCGGACGGCTTCGCCTCCACCGGCGGCGGCACCACCGGCGGCGCGGCGGGCGCGACCGTCACCGTCACCACCTTCGCCGACCTGGTGAAGTACGCGACCTCCGACAGCCCGTACACCATCCGGGTCGCGGCGGCCGTCACCGTCACCCCGTACGGCTACGAGATCCCGGTGAAGTCCGACAAGACCATCGTCGGCGTCGGCACCTCCGGCCAGCTCGTGCACGGCGGTTTCTTCCTCGGCGCCGGCGTGCACAACGTCATCCTGCGCAACCTGACGATCCGTGACGCGCAGATGGCCGACGACGACCCGGACGACAAGGTCTACGACTACGACGGCATCCAGATGGACACCGCCGACCACGTGTGGATCGACCACAACCGGATCGAGCGGATGAACGACGGCCTGATCGACAGCCGGAAGGACACCAGCTACCTGACCGTGTCCTGGAACGTCCTCGGCGAGGAGAACAAGGCCTTCGGCATCGGCTGGACGGACAACGTGACCGCGCGGATCACCATCCACCACAACTGGATCCACGACACCACCCAGCGCAACCCCAGCGTGGACAACGTCGCCCTCGCCCACCTGTACAACAACTACCTGCAGAACATCGGCTCGTACGGCAACCTGTCGCGCGGCGCCTCCAGGACCGTCATCCAGAACAGCTACTACGACAACGTCGCCAACCCCTACTACAACGACACCCCCGCGGCCGCGCTCACCCAGTCCGGCAGCATCGTGGTCAACAGCACGGGCAAGCAGCAGACCAACGGCACCACCTTCGACCCCGCCGCGTACTACCCGTACACGCTGGACGCCGCCAAGGACGTGCCCGCCCTGCTCGCCCAGTACGCGGGCCCGCAGGCCACCATCGGCTGA
- a CDS encoding helix-turn-helix domain-containing protein: MATVERTDEDEAAAGRLLAQWRRRRRLSQLELANLTGVSARHIGFVETGRSRPSREMLLRLAEQLDVPLRERNPLLLAAGYAPVFGETPLGDPAMRPVLAAVERVLAGHQPYPALVVDGGWDILATNRAFDLFTEGVAPELLEPPFNGLRLVLHPEGMAPRIANLGLWRGKLLGRLRRRAVVEPRLRPLYQELLGYPCEQPVPEVDVPGPSDIWLPLELRCDGTVLTFIATLATFGTARDLTMAELLIESFFPADDRTAAHLEQHRAG; encoded by the coding sequence GTGGCGACGGTCGAGCGGACGGACGAGGACGAGGCAGCGGCGGGGCGGCTGCTGGCGCAGTGGCGGCGGCGACGGCGGCTCAGCCAACTGGAACTGGCGAACCTGACCGGCGTCTCGGCGCGGCACATCGGCTTCGTCGAGACCGGCCGGTCGCGGCCCAGCCGGGAGATGCTGCTGCGACTCGCCGAGCAGTTGGACGTGCCGCTGCGGGAACGCAACCCGCTGCTGCTGGCGGCCGGTTACGCGCCCGTGTTCGGCGAGACCCCGCTGGGCGACCCGGCGATGCGGCCGGTGCTGGCGGCCGTCGAACGGGTGCTGGCCGGGCACCAGCCGTACCCGGCGCTGGTGGTGGACGGCGGCTGGGACATCCTGGCGACCAACCGGGCCTTCGACCTGTTCACCGAGGGCGTAGCCCCGGAACTGCTGGAGCCCCCGTTCAACGGCCTGCGGCTGGTCCTGCACCCCGAAGGGATGGCCCCGCGGATCGCCAACCTCGGCCTGTGGCGCGGCAAACTGCTCGGCCGACTGCGCCGCCGGGCCGTCGTCGAACCCCGACTCCGGCCGCTGTACCAGGAGTTGCTCGGCTACCCGTGCGAGCAGCCGGTGCCCGAGGTGGACGTGCCGGGCCCCAGCGACATCTGGCTTCCGCTCGAACTGCGCTGCGACGGCACGGTGTTGACGTTCATCGCGACCCTCGCCACGTTCGGCACCGCCCGGGACCTGACCATGGCCGAGCTGCTCATCGAGAGCTTCTTCCCCGCCGACGACCGCACCGCCGCCCACCTGGAGCAGCACCGTGCGGGCTGA
- a CDS encoding MFS transporter, translating to MTDSTTVPRAAQNPPAAAPHRATLPVVLAGVFLAGLDFFVVNVAVPAVQLDLHATDAQIQLIVAAYALMYGVGLISGGRLGDLYGRRRILGLGVALFTLASVACGAAPTVELLIAGRIAQGAAAALMAPQVLGIITTAYHGPARTRAVTWYAAASGIAAVFGQLIGGLLIRTDLLGLGWRACFLVNLPIGLAATVLTARVLPESRAPGRPRLDPVGLVLVTAALTAVCLPLIEGRERGWPLWTWLALAAAPVLFALFAAQQRRLLRTGGSPTLDLSLLRERAFAAGLAAQLTFWASMASYFLVFALYLQQGRHLAPLASGLVFTVLGVGYVLASTTARHLAARLGRHTITLGCALRATGLLLELWAVTGIGHTGTLWWLVPGLFLDGCGMGLSFAPLATTVLARVPAASAGSAAGILTTGLQVGNALGVALIGLVFYRVLAAHPGPDAHPAAFRACLLFVLGATALLALVVQALPATTEKD from the coding sequence ATGACCGACAGCACCACCGTGCCCCGGGCCGCCCAGAACCCGCCCGCCGCCGCACCGCACCGTGCCACCCTGCCCGTCGTGCTCGCCGGAGTGTTCCTGGCGGGGCTCGACTTCTTCGTGGTCAACGTCGCCGTCCCCGCCGTCCAACTCGACCTGCACGCCACCGACGCGCAGATCCAACTCATCGTCGCCGCCTACGCGTTGATGTACGGAGTCGGACTGATCAGCGGCGGCCGGCTCGGCGACCTGTACGGTCGGCGCCGGATCCTCGGGCTCGGCGTCGCCCTGTTCACCCTCGCCTCGGTCGCCTGCGGGGCCGCACCCACCGTAGAACTGCTGATCGCCGGACGGATCGCCCAGGGCGCCGCGGCCGCCCTGATGGCCCCCCAGGTGCTCGGCATCATCACCACCGCCTACCACGGCCCCGCCCGCACCCGGGCCGTCACCTGGTACGCCGCCGCCTCCGGAATCGCCGCCGTGTTCGGCCAGTTGATCGGCGGGCTGCTGATCCGCACCGACCTGCTCGGTCTCGGCTGGCGGGCCTGCTTCCTGGTCAACCTGCCGATCGGGCTGGCCGCCACCGTCCTCACCGCCCGGGTGCTGCCCGAGTCCAGGGCTCCCGGCCGCCCGCGCCTCGATCCGGTCGGACTGGTCCTGGTCACCGCCGCGCTGACCGCCGTCTGCCTGCCGCTGATCGAAGGCCGCGAACGCGGCTGGCCGCTCTGGACCTGGCTGGCCCTCGCCGCCGCACCCGTGCTTTTCGCGCTGTTCGCCGCCCAGCAGCGCCGCCTGCTGCGCACCGGCGGCTCGCCCACCCTCGACCTGTCGCTGCTGCGCGAACGCGCCTTCGCCGCCGGCCTGGCCGCCCAACTGACCTTCTGGGCCTCGATGGCCTCCTACTTCCTGGTGTTCGCGCTGTACCTCCAGCAGGGCCGCCACCTCGCCCCGCTCGCCTCCGGCCTGGTCTTCACCGTCCTCGGCGTCGGCTACGTCCTCGCCTCCACCACCGCCCGCCACCTGGCCGCCCGCCTCGGCCGGCACACCATCACGCTGGGCTGTGCGCTGCGCGCCACCGGCCTGCTGCTCGAACTGTGGGCCGTCACCGGCATCGGCCACACCGGCACCCTGTGGTGGCTGGTCCCCGGCCTGTTCCTGGACGGCTGCGGCATGGGCCTGTCCTTCGCCCCGCTCGCCACCACCGTCCTCGCCCGGGTCCCCGCCGCGAGCGCCGGATCCGCCGCCGGCATCCTCACCACCGGCCTCCAGGTCGGCAACGCGCTCGGCGTCGCCCTGATCGGCCTGGTCTTCTACCGCGTCCTCGCCGCCCACCCGGGCCCGGACGCCCACCCGGCGGCGTTCCGCGCCTGCCTGCTGTTCGTCCTCGGCGCCACGGCGCTCCTCGCCCTGGTCGTGCAGGCCCTGCCCGCCACCACCGAGAAGGACTGA